Proteins encoded together in one Meles meles chromosome 7, mMelMel3.1 paternal haplotype, whole genome shotgun sequence window:
- the LOC123946674 gene encoding olfactory receptor 6C76-like, protein MKNRSSVTEFILLGLTDNPEVQVVIFFFLFLTYVLSVTGNLTIIILTLLDSHLKTPMYFFLRNFSFLEISFTSVCNPRFLISILTGDKSISYSARAAQLFFFILLGSTEFFLLVCMSYDRYVAICKPLHYTNIMSNMICYQLVVSSWLAGFLVIFPTLAMGLQLDFCDSNVIDHLTCDSAPLLQISCTDTSTLELMSFVLAVLTLMSTLVLVILSYSYILKTILKIPSAQQRKKTFSTCSSHIIVLSISYGSCIFMDVKTSTKERVALTKGVAMLNTSVAPMLNPFIYTLRNQEVIQAFKDVMKKIISLQNF, encoded by the exons atgaaaaatagatcaTCAGTGACTGAATTCATCCTCCTGGGTCTGACTGATAATCCAGAAGTACAAgttgtaattttcttctttctatttctcaCCTATGTACTGAGTGTTACTGGAAATCTCACCATCATCATTCTTACCTTGCTGGATTCCCACCTGAAGAcccccatgtattttttcctcaggaatttctccttcttagaaatttcatttacttctgtCTGTAATCCTAGATTTTTGATCAGCATCCTAACTGGAGACAAATCTATTTCCTATAGTGCTCGTGCAGCTCAACTGTTTTTCTTCATCCTTCTTGGCTCAACAGAGTTTTTCCTTTTGGTCTGTATGTCCTATGATCGTTACGTGGCCATCTGTAAGCCTTTGCATTATACAAACATCATGAGTAACATGATCTGCTATCAGCTTGTGGTCAGCTCTTGGCTGGCTGGTTTCTTGGTAATCTTCCCAACACTGGCCATGGGCCTGCAGCTGGATTTCTGTGACTCCAATGTCATTGACCACCTCACCTGTGATTCTGCTCCTTTACTGCAGATCTCTTGCACAGACACAAGTACTCTAGAGCTCATGAGCTTTGTTTTAGCTGTGCTTACTCTTATGTCCACTTTGGTGTTAGTAATTCTCTCCTATTCTTACATCCTTAAGACAATTCTGAAAATCCCTTCAgctcaacaaagaaaaaagaccttCTCAACCTGCTCATCCCATATCATAGTTCTCTCTATCTCTTATGGAAGTTGCATCTTCATGGATGTGAAAACATCAACAAAGGAAAGGGTTGCTTTGACAAAAGGTGTAGCTATGCTCAATACCTCTGTTGCTCCTATGCTGAATCCCTTTATTTACACTTTAAGGAACCAGGAAGTGATACAAGCATTTAAAGATGTTATGAAAAAGATCATTT cactccaaaacttctag